A single window of Nicotiana sylvestris chromosome 5, ASM39365v2, whole genome shotgun sequence DNA harbors:
- the LOC104236410 gene encoding GDSL esterase/lipase At4g01130-like: protein MKLFRMSLWSLLMVVWFLLIATSNLVESKCAFEAIFNFGDSNTDTGGFYAAFPSQGSPYGMTYFKKPVGRPTDGRVIVDFLAQALGLPFLSPYLQSIGSNYIHGANFATSASTVLLPQTSLFVSGVSPFSLEIQLGQMKEFKVKVDELQSKGNTNLPPPDIFGKSLYTIYIGQNDFTGNLARIGISGVKQYLPKVVSQITSTIKEIYGLGGRTFLVLNLAPIGCYPMFLVELPHESSDIDQFGCMISYNNAVVDYNNMLKEALTQTRKQLSDANVVYVDTHSVLLELFQHPTSHGLKYGTKACCGQGGGAYNFNQQVFCGNTKQINGQTLTATACEDPYNYVSWDGIHATEAANKLTTYAILNGSNFDPPFSLQKFCDIQSIG, encoded by the exons ATGAAGCTATTTAGAATGAGTTTGTGGTCTTTATTAATGGTGGTTTGGTTTCTATTAATAGCAACTTCTAATTTGGTGGAAAGCAAATGTGCATTTGAGGCTATTTTTAATTTTGGAGATTCAAATACTGATACAGGTGGATTTTATGCAGCATTCCCATCTCAAGGTTCTCCTTATGGAATGACTTATTTCAAAAAACCAGTGGGACGTCCAACTGATGGCAGAGTCATCGTTGATTTTCTTG CTCAAGCATTAGGTTTGCCATTTCTGAGTCCATATTTGCAATCAATTGGATCAAATTACATACATGGTGCCAACTTTGCAACATCAGCATCTACAGTACTTTTGCCACAAACTTCATTGTTTGTATCAGGAGTTAGCCCCTTTTCTCTTGAAATTCAGCTGGGACAGATGAAAGAATTTAAGGTTAAAGTCGATGAACTTCAGAGTAAAG GGAACACTAATCTGCCTCCCCCAGACATATTTGGGAAGTCACTTTATACAATTTACATAGGTCAGAATGATTTCACTGGCAATTTGGCAAGAATAGGAATAAGTGGAGTCAAGCAATACTTACCTAAAGTAGTTTCCCAAATTACTAGCACCATCAAG GAAATCTATGGATTAGGGGGAAGAACATTTTTGGTACTTAACCTTGCACCAATTGGATGTTATCCGATGTTCCTAGTGGAGCTACCTCATGAGAGTTCAGATATTGATCAATTTGGATGCATGATATCATACAACAATGCAGTGGTGGACTATAACAATATGCTTAAAGAAGCATTGACACAAACCAGAAAACAACTTTCAGATGCAAATGTAGTTTATGTGGACACTCATTCTGTGCTCTTGGAGCTTTTCCAACACCCCACTTCTCATG GGTTAAAATATGGAACCAAAGCATGTTGTGGACAAGGAGGTGGTGCCTACAACTTTAACCAGCAAGTATTCTGTGGAAATACCAAACAGATAAATGGACAAACATTGACAGCCACAGCCTGTGAGGATCCATACAATTATGTAAGCTGGGATGGGATACATGCCACAGAAGCAGCAAACAAACTCACTACATATGCCATTCTCAATGGTTCTAATTTTGATCCTCCATTTTCACTGCAAAAATTCTGTGATATTCAATCTATAGGTTGA